The DNA window CGCGTGCTCCTTCGTCGCGAGGTCCCCAGAGGGGGGTGCGGTCGTGGGCGCGCCGGCCACGGCGTGGCAGGCCACCAGGCGCGGGCCGTCGGCGACGGTCTCCGGGTCCACGGTGTCGCACACGTCCATCCGCAGCGGGCAGCGCTCCCTGAACACGCAGCCCTCCTTCGGCACGGTCGCCAGCGTCGGCGGCCGGCCGGGCAGCGCCCGCGCCTCGCCGATGTCGCCGGTCAGCCGGGGGATGGCCTGGATCAGCCCCCGCGTGTACGGATGCCGCGGCGCCCCCAGCACCTCCCGCGTCGGCCCCTGCTCGACCAGCCGGCCGCCGTACATGACGGCCAGCCGGTCGGCCACCTCCGCCACCACGCCGATGTCGTGCGTGATGACCAGCGTGGTCAGCCCGCGCTCCGCGTGCACCTCGCGCACGATCCGCAGGATGTTGGCCTGCGTGATCATGTCGAGGGCGGTCGTCGGCTCGTCCAGCACCACCAGGTGGGCGTTGAGCACCAGCGCGAGCATGATGCCGACGCGCTGGCGCATGCCGCCCGACAGCTCGTGCTGGTGCGAGTCGAGCACCCGGGCGCCGTCCAGGCCCATGCGGCCCAGCAGCTCCTTGGCCTCGCGCACGAGGCCGCGGAGGTCGTCCACGCCGTGCGAGCGGCCCAGGTCGAGCAGTTGCTTGCCGACCGTCTTGAGCGGGTTGAGGGAGTTCTGGGCGGCCTGGAAGACGTAACCGATGTGCTTGCCGCGGGCCTTGCGCAGCTCCTCGCCGCGCAGCCCGACGACGTCGCCGAGCCCGTCGATCTCGACACTGCCGCCCGCGATCCTGCCGGGCGGCTGCACCGCGTTCAGCAGCGACAGCGCCAGCGTGGACTTGCCGGAGCCGGACTCGCCGACGATGCCGGTGATCGAGCCGGGCTCCAGCGTCAGCGTCACGCCCCTGACCGCGGGCAGCTCTCCGGCGGGGGTCTTGTAGACGACGGTCAGTCCGTCGATGCGCACTCCCGGCGCTTGGTTGCTCACGCTCACTACTCCTCGCGCAGCCGGGGGTTGAAGATCTCGTCCATCGCGTCCACGACGAGCACGATGGCCAGCGTCAGCAGCAGGATCGCCAGCAGCGGCCCCAGCAGGTAGCCGAGCGCGTTCGGGGTGATGAGCGCGCCCGCCTGGAACACGGCCAGGTTGAGCATCACGCCCCAGTTGTCCGACTCGTACGGCAGCACGCCCAGGAAGAACAGGCCCACCTGCGAGTAGACCGCGCCGGTCACCGAGATGAGCATGTTCATCGCGATGTACGGCGCCATGCTCGGCAGCAGCTCCTTGCCGATGATGTGCGTCGTGGACAGCCCGAGCCCGCGCGCCGCCTCGATGAAGCCGCGCTCGCGCAGCGACAGCGTCTGCGAGCGCACCGCCCGCGCCACGCCGCCCCAGCCGAGCAGGCCGAGCACCAGGCCCATCTGCCACGGGCTGCCGAAGCGCCACACGGTGGCCAGCACCAGCAGCAGCGGCAGGCCGGGGATGGTGAGCTTCATGTCGGTCAGCCGCATGAGCACGGTGTCCCAGCGGCCCCGCTTGAAGCCCGAGAACAGGCCGATCGAGGTGCCGACGACGACCGTGATGACCGCGGTGATCGCGGCGGTCAGCAGCACGTACCGGGAGCCGGTGACGACCAGCGCGAGCACGTCGCGGCCCTGCGGGTCGGTGCCGAGCCAGTGCTCCCAGCTCGGCGGCCTGGTGATCGCCGTCGGGTCGTTGGGCAGCGGGTCGGGCAGCAGCATCGGCCCGAGGACCGCCATGACGACGAACCCGGCCAGGATGACCACGCCGACCAGGCGGCTCGGCTTGCGCCGCATCACCCGCCACACGCCCTGCCAGAAGTTGCGGCGCAGGGTCGAGGCGGCCGATCCGGTCTCGGGGATGAGCGTCGCGCTCACGAAACCTCCTCCCCGCTGCGCACCCGCGGGTCGATGACCGTGTAGAACAGGTCGGCGACGATGTTGGCGAGGATGGTGCCGACGGTGATGAGCAGGAACGCGCCGCCCATCAGAGCGTAGTCCCGGTCGTTGACGGCGCCGATGAGCAGCCAGCCGAGCCCGGGATAGTTGAAGATCTTCTCGATGAAGACCGCGCCGCCGAGCAGCAGGCCCAGCGACAGGGCCAGCATGGTGAACAGCGGCAGGATCGCGTTGCGCGCGATGTAGCGGAACACGATCGAGCGCTTCATCCCGCGCAGCTCGGCGGCCAGGATGAAGTCGTCGCCGAGCACGGTGACCACCGACGACTTCATCGCCAGGATCCAGCCGCCGTACGCGGACAGGGCGTAGGTGAGCACCGGCAGCAGGGCGTGCTCGACGAGCGAGCCGAGGTAGCCGGCGTTCCAGCCGGGCTCGTACAGGATGTCCACCGAGCCGTCCGCGGGCAGGACCCCGAGGAGCGTCGAGAAGATCATCACGACCAGCAGCGCCAGCACGTACTGCGGGACGCCGTGCAGCAGCGAGCCCGAGATGGACAGGGCGTCGCCGAGCTTGCCGCTGCGCTTGACGGCGGCGTACACGCCGAGGATGATCCCGACGAGGAAGCTCAGCAGGGTGCCGGCCAGCACCGGTAGAACGGTCCACTTGGCCGCGTCGGTCAGCACGTCGAGCACCGGGGTGCCCGGCCTGGTGACCGAGACGCCGAGGTCGAGCCGGAACAGCCCGGCCATGAAGTCGGTGTACTGCTGCCACAGGCTGCCGTCCGGCTGGAAGCCGTAGAGCACCTTGACGGCCTGCCGGGCGGCCTCAGGGGCCATGCCGCCCTCGATCAGCTTCTCGTAGCGGGCGGCCATCGGGTCGCCCGGGATGTTGTTGACGATGAAGAAGCTGATCGTCGCGACTACGAGGATCATGACGAACCCGCGGGCCAGGTGGCCCGCGAGTCGCCGTGCGATGAGCGTCATAGGCTACTGCTTCGCCTTGATCAGACCTTGCTGGATCCACACGCCCGAGGGCAGGACACCGGTGCCCATCCGCAGGATGGAGTCGTCGTGCGGCCAGCCGGTGAAGCGGCTGTTGTTGACGAACTGGGTGTTGACGTAGTCCCAGAGCTGGATGACCGGGAGGTCCTGGTTGGCGGCCTTGGCGAGCTGGGCCATGATCGGCTTGGCCGCCTCCTCGTCGGAGGAGTTCAGCTTGGCGGTCAGCTCACCGGGGTTGATCTTCTCGCCGCCGACCTCGATCTCCTCGGGGCCGCCCATCCAGTTGCCGTTCTTGCCGGGCGCCGAGTGCTGCACCTTGCCGGCCACGTTGGCCCAGCCGTTGGAGGCGCCGTAGAGGCGCTGGAAGATGTCGTACGGCGCGGGGCCGAGCGCCATCAGCCAGAAGCCGACGTCGTACTTGCCGGCGTTCAGCTCCTCCAGGTAGAGCGGGTAGTCGGCGGTCGTCACGACCTCGGCGTCCACGCCGGCCTTGACGAGCTGGCTCTTGATGTTCTCCTGCGCCGACAGCCAGTCGGAGAAGCCGGCGGGCGCGTGCATGGAGACCTTCCACGCCGAGCCGTCGGCCAGCGCCCACTTGCCGTCCTTCTTGACCAGGCCGGCCTTCTTGAACTCCTCCTCGGCCTTGGCCACGTCCACCTTGTACGGCTCCAGCGACGGCAGCGTGTCCGGGATCCAGGCCTGGGCGGCCTTCTGGTGGATCCCGCTCGTGGTGGCGGCGGCGGTGCCGCCCTCGGGCGAGGCGACCTGCGTGACCTGCTCGCGGTCGATGAGGTAGGCCAGGCCGCGGCGCACGTGCACGTTGTCGTACGGCTTCTTGGACTGGTTGAAGGCCATGCCCACCGCGACCGGCGAGTAGCCCTTGATGACCTCGTTGCCGTTGGCCTGCTTGATCCGGTTCATCACGTCGGTCGGCGCGGCGGTGAAGCCGGCGTGGTCGAGCTTGCCGGCGATGAGGTAGTTCCAGATCTGCTCGTTGCCGGTGTAGTTGAGGAACTTCACCTGCGCCGGAGCCACGTTCGCGGCGTTGAAGAAGTACTTGTTCTTGACCAGCAGCGCCTCGGACGGGTTCACCCGCTCCAGCACGAACGGGCCGGCGGAGACGTCCTTCGGCGGGGCGAAGGCGATGACCTTCTCGCCCAGGCCGGTGACCTCCTCGCGGGCCTTCTCGGCGTCGGCGCCCTCACCGCGGGCGGCCTTCAGCTTGTCCCAGAAGTCGGCCGGCAGCACGCTGTTCCACACGTGGGCGGGAAGTACGGTGGTGTCGAGGACGCCACGCGCGAACTTCGGGCTCGGGTTGGCCATGTCCTGCGTGACCTTGACGGTCTGCGGGTCCACGACGGTGACCTCGGCGGCCGCGCCCGCGGCGCCGGGCGTGATGGAGAAGGCCGTGCTGCCCTGCGTGTAGGCGATGCCGATGGACAGCTTCACGTCGTCGGCGGTGACGGGCTTGCCGTCGGACCACTTGGCGTTCGGCTGCAGCTTCAGCGTGATCGCGGAGTTGTCGGGGGCGATCTCCCAGCTGGCCGCGATGCCGGGGAGTGCCTGGTTGGGATCGGTGAGGTGGTTCTTGACCCAGCCGAGCTTCATGGAGCTGTAGCCCGGGAAGGAGTTGCCTTTGGGGTTGTACGGGTTGGCCGGGGCGGATGCCTCCAGGCCCGGCCGGTTGACGTCGATGGTGGTGAACAGGCCACCGCCACCGCCCGCCGCGTCGCCGGACTTGTTGGTCGAACCACCGCTGCACGCCGCTGTCGCGGCGGCAAGGCCCAGCAACGTCACTACCGCTGCCAGTCGCTTCATTTGCCGCTCCGGGGGATGTCTCAAGGGATTGACCGGACCCTACGGTCGCCTCCGGAAGGCGTCAATAATCTCCAGAGACTGTGAGGTTAATGTAACTTTCCTTCATGAGTGTACGCAGTGACGCTAAGCGCCATCAAGTAAAGCTTCAACCGACGACCAGCACCGCCGCGCCGTTGACCTGGTCGTTCGCCAGATCCGCCAGCGCCCGCCCGGCCGCCTCAAGGGGGTAGGGCACCGTCGAGACACGCGGCGGGTGCGCCAGCGCCAGCTCCAGATACGCCCGCCCGTCGGCCCGCGTGTTGGCCGTCACGCTGCGCACCGTCCGCTCCTGGAACAGGTGCCGCTCGTAGTTCAGCGGCGGGATGTCGGTCAGGTGGATCCCGGCGATCGCCAGGGTGCCGCCC is part of the Nonomuraea coxensis DSM 45129 genome and encodes:
- a CDS encoding ABC transporter ATP-binding protein encodes the protein MSNQAPGVRIDGLTVVYKTPAGELPAVRGVTLTLEPGSITGIVGESGSGKSTLALSLLNAVQPPGRIAGGSVEIDGLGDVVGLRGEELRKARGKHIGYVFQAAQNSLNPLKTVGKQLLDLGRSHGVDDLRGLVREAKELLGRMGLDGARVLDSHQHELSGGMRQRVGIMLALVLNAHLVVLDEPTTALDMITQANILRIVREVHAERGLTTLVITHDIGVVAEVADRLAVMYGGRLVEQGPTREVLGAPRHPYTRGLIQAIPRLTGDIGEARALPGRPPTLATVPKEGCVFRERCPLRMDVCDTVDPETVADGPRLVACHAVAGAPTTAPPSGDLATKEHA
- a CDS encoding ABC transporter permease; translated protein: MSATLIPETGSAASTLRRNFWQGVWRVMRRKPSRLVGVVILAGFVVMAVLGPMLLPDPLPNDPTAITRPPSWEHWLGTDPQGRDVLALVVTGSRYVLLTAAITAVITVVVGTSIGLFSGFKRGRWDTVLMRLTDMKLTIPGLPLLLVLATVWRFGSPWQMGLVLGLLGWGGVARAVRSQTLSLRERGFIEAARGLGLSTTHIIGKELLPSMAPYIAMNMLISVTGAVYSQVGLFFLGVLPYESDNWGVMLNLAVFQAGALITPNALGYLLGPLLAILLLTLAIVLVVDAMDEIFNPRLREE
- a CDS encoding ABC transporter permease; this encodes MTLIARRLAGHLARGFVMILVVATISFFIVNNIPGDPMAARYEKLIEGGMAPEAARQAVKVLYGFQPDGSLWQQYTDFMAGLFRLDLGVSVTRPGTPVLDVLTDAAKWTVLPVLAGTLLSFLVGIILGVYAAVKRSGKLGDALSISGSLLHGVPQYVLALLVVMIFSTLLGVLPADGSVDILYEPGWNAGYLGSLVEHALLPVLTYALSAYGGWILAMKSSVVTVLGDDFILAAELRGMKRSIVFRYIARNAILPLFTMLALSLGLLLGGAVFIEKIFNYPGLGWLLIGAVNDRDYALMGGAFLLITVGTILANIVADLFYTVIDPRVRSGEEVS
- a CDS encoding ABC transporter substrate-binding protein, whose protein sequence is MKRLAAVVTLLGLAAATAACSGGSTNKSGDAAGGGGGLFTTIDVNRPGLEASAPANPYNPKGNSFPGYSSMKLGWVKNHLTDPNQALPGIAASWEIAPDNSAITLKLQPNAKWSDGKPVTADDVKLSIGIAYTQGSTAFSITPGAAGAAAEVTVVDPQTVKVTQDMANPSPKFARGVLDTTVLPAHVWNSVLPADFWDKLKAARGEGADAEKAREEVTGLGEKVIAFAPPKDVSAGPFVLERVNPSEALLVKNKYFFNAANVAPAQVKFLNYTGNEQIWNYLIAGKLDHAGFTAAPTDVMNRIKQANGNEVIKGYSPVAVGMAFNQSKKPYDNVHVRRGLAYLIDREQVTQVASPEGGTAAATTSGIHQKAAQAWIPDTLPSLEPYKVDVAKAEEEFKKAGLVKKDGKWALADGSAWKVSMHAPAGFSDWLSAQENIKSQLVKAGVDAEVVTTADYPLYLEELNAGKYDVGFWLMALGPAPYDIFQRLYGASNGWANVAGKVQHSAPGKNGNWMGGPEEIEVGGEKINPGELTAKLNSSDEEAAKPIMAQLAKAANQDLPVIQLWDYVNTQFVNNSRFTGWPHDDSILRMGTGVLPSGVWIQQGLIKAKQ